In a single window of the uncultured Dysgonomonas sp. genome:
- a CDS encoding DUF6089 family protein: MGKRKILFTLLLIIIYSPLSFIELKAQDDYKYEIGGMAGTSFYMGDANKSKLYQNPGLSAGVVFRYNKDLRWSVKSNFVIGKVSGDTRDSGNKYPFGQETSFSRMFYELGSQIEFNFFNYSDKFGYLGAKRISPYIFTGIGLTLGSGSKTFFDANIPIGIGVKYKLKDRLNLGFEFSFRKLFSDSFDVTKDGDGLSLDAPYKINGGIFKNNDWYSLTMISLTWDFGARICPCLNID; this comes from the coding sequence ATGGGTAAAAGAAAGATATTATTTACTTTACTGTTGATTATCATCTATTCTCCCCTCTCATTCATCGAACTGAAAGCGCAAGATGATTACAAGTATGAGATAGGAGGGATGGCTGGTACGTCCTTTTATATGGGGGATGCCAATAAGAGTAAATTGTATCAGAACCCGGGCCTATCTGCAGGAGTTGTTTTCAGATACAACAAAGACCTGAGATGGTCAGTGAAGAGTAATTTTGTAATTGGAAAAGTTTCGGGCGACACTCGCGATTCGGGAAATAAATACCCGTTTGGACAAGAAACCTCCTTTAGCCGGATGTTTTACGAATTAGGTAGCCAGATAGAATTTAATTTCTTCAATTACAGCGATAAATTCGGTTACCTGGGAGCTAAACGCATATCTCCTTATATATTTACAGGGATAGGGCTTACATTAGGCTCCGGTAGCAAAACATTTTTTGATGCCAACATTCCAATCGGGATTGGAGTAAAATATAAATTGAAGGATAGACTGAATCTTGGATTTGAATTCTCTTTCAGAAAACTATTCAGTGATTCGTTCGACGTTACAAAAGATGGAGATGGTCTGAGTTTGGATGCACCATACAAGATAAATGGCGGCATTTTCAAGAACAACGACTGGTATTCTCTTACCATGATAAGTTTAACATGGGATTTTGGAGCACGAATATGTCCTTGCCTGAATATTGATTAA
- a CDS encoding isoprenyl transferase, which translates to MSYLDQIDKTRVPKHIAVIMDGNGRWAKRQNLDRTFGHKEGISAVRRAIEGASRAEVRYLTLYTFSTENWKRPEEEVKALMSLMVQAVANETPELVKNNVRVKVIGDIDRLPEDTKKALDYCLETTSVCTGTTVILALSYSSKWELTRAMKNIAIDVKSGKIEPDAITEDLVTSYLETKGIPDPDILVRTGGELRISNFLLWQIAYSELFFSDELWPDFNEESLYKAIVDFQNRERRFGKTSEQISGKS; encoded by the coding sequence ATGTCATATCTTGACCAAATAGATAAAACGCGGGTACCTAAGCACATTGCTGTCATAATGGACGGTAACGGGCGGTGGGCCAAACGGCAGAACTTGGACCGTACATTCGGTCACAAGGAAGGAATTTCGGCCGTACGCAGAGCTATTGAAGGCGCATCAAGAGCAGAGGTCCGTTATCTTACGCTTTATACATTTTCTACCGAAAACTGGAAACGCCCGGAAGAAGAAGTGAAAGCCCTGATGAGCCTGATGGTACAGGCTGTAGCAAATGAAACACCGGAACTGGTTAAGAATAATGTCCGGGTGAAAGTTATCGGAGACATTGACCGGTTACCCGAAGATACGAAAAAAGCATTGGACTATTGCCTTGAAACCACATCTGTATGTACCGGTACAACCGTTATTTTAGCGTTGAGCTATTCTTCTAAATGGGAGTTGACCAGAGCTATGAAAAATATAGCGATTGACGTTAAGTCGGGAAAGATAGAACCAGATGCAATAACAGAAGACCTTGTCACATCTTATCTGGAAACAAAAGGTATTCCGGATCCTGATATATTGGTGAGAACCGGGGGGGAGTTACGCATAAGTAATTTTCTTCTTTGGCAAATCGCATACTCCGAACTCTTTTTCTCCGATGAATTGTGGCCTGATTTTAATGAAGAATCCTTATACAAAGCGATTGTCGATTTCCAGAACAGAGAAAGGCGATTCGGAAAAACGAGTGAACAAATTTCAGGAAAATCCTGA
- the bamA gene encoding outer membrane protein assembly factor BamA: MFKKSLFFLFIIFFCSISTAVKAQGITDSTEIKNVNKALQVNVDSLPVISYNSSKKYEIADMKLSGIVNPMYEDFTLFGFAQLQVGDKIEIPGPEITNAVKRFWRQGLFSDVKILATKIEGNKIWLEINLKERPRISDIVYTGMKKSERQDIEAKIGMVKNLQITPNQMDRAKTIIKKYFDEKGFTKAEITLSDKPDLSKENHVILNIDVVKKNKTKVNKITIEGNTEVKARTLEKAMKKTRHKSNFQAWIANFLRSTKFVSESYEEDKELLIEKYNELGYRDAIITWDTVYADAQKPDKVDIEIKVDEGKQYFLKDVKWVGNTVYPTWQLQQLLNMKPGDVYNQKKLTEQLSVNEESVMNYFYQNHGYIFSNADPVEVNIANDSIDLEIRISEGPKASIRKVTIAGNDRVYEDVVRRELRVKPGALYSRDDIVRSLREIAQTGHFDPENLNPGIVPDPESGTVDINLPLVSKANDQVEFSAGWGQTGIIGKLSLKFSNFSLKNMLNPKSYKGIIPQGEGQTLTLSAQTNAKYYQSYSASFMDPWFGGKRPNSLSVGVYYSRQTDINSRYINNNYGYGYGYGYGYGYGSGYGSGYSDYSFAADPNKSIQMIGASVGYGKRLSWPDDYFFVQAELSYQLYRMKDWAYFIVKDGVCNNLSVNLSLNRRSIDNPVYTRRGTDISLSLQITPPFSAFDGKDYANMKSDEYGYEPGEKFKWIEYHKWKFKAKTFTSLYDTQKTPVLMTRTEYGFVGYFNKNKKSPFETFYMGGDGMSGYSSTYATETIGLRGYENGSLGTQASAYSRLALELRYPLILEPSSTIYLLTFVEAGNAWNDLKKFNPFDLKRSAGVGARIMLPMIGLMGIDWAYGFDSVSTTGEKSGSQFHFIIGQEF, from the coding sequence ATGTTCAAAAAAAGTTTATTTTTTCTATTCATTATCTTCTTCTGCTCAATTTCAACAGCCGTAAAAGCTCAGGGAATTACAGACAGCACAGAAATTAAAAATGTGAATAAGGCCCTTCAGGTAAATGTGGACAGCCTGCCTGTTATCTCTTACAACAGTAGTAAGAAATACGAAATAGCAGATATGAAGCTTTCCGGCATCGTGAATCCGATGTACGAAGACTTCACGTTATTCGGCTTTGCCCAACTGCAAGTAGGGGACAAGATTGAGATCCCGGGACCAGAAATAACTAATGCAGTTAAACGTTTCTGGAGACAAGGATTATTCTCTGATGTAAAAATTCTGGCTACCAAGATTGAAGGTAATAAGATATGGTTGGAAATAAACCTGAAAGAACGCCCGCGCATATCTGATATAGTATATACCGGGATGAAAAAAAGTGAGCGGCAGGATATTGAGGCCAAGATAGGGATGGTAAAAAATCTGCAAATTACACCAAACCAAATGGACCGGGCTAAAACTATCATAAAAAAATATTTTGACGAAAAAGGGTTTACCAAAGCTGAAATCACATTGAGCGACAAACCCGACTTATCTAAGGAAAATCACGTTATCCTTAATATCGATGTAGTTAAGAAGAACAAGACAAAGGTCAACAAGATAACAATAGAAGGTAATACTGAAGTTAAGGCCAGAACACTGGAGAAAGCAATGAAAAAGACTCGCCACAAGAGTAATTTTCAGGCTTGGATAGCAAACTTCCTCCGTTCTACCAAATTCGTATCCGAAAGCTATGAAGAAGATAAAGAACTCCTGATAGAGAAGTATAATGAACTTGGTTACCGGGACGCTATAATCACATGGGACACCGTATATGCTGATGCTCAGAAACCGGACAAAGTGGATATCGAAATCAAGGTGGATGAAGGAAAACAATACTTCCTCAAAGATGTAAAATGGGTTGGAAACACTGTTTATCCGACATGGCAGCTACAACAATTGCTGAACATGAAACCCGGAGATGTATATAATCAGAAGAAACTGACAGAACAATTATCTGTTAATGAAGAGTCTGTAATGAACTACTTCTATCAGAACCACGGTTATATATTCTCTAACGCCGATCCTGTGGAAGTAAATATAGCCAATGATTCTATTGATTTGGAAATACGTATCTCTGAGGGTCCGAAAGCTTCGATCCGGAAAGTAACTATAGCTGGTAACGACCGTGTATATGAAGATGTTGTACGTCGCGAATTACGTGTTAAGCCGGGAGCACTTTATAGCCGCGACGACATTGTACGTTCACTACGTGAAATCGCACAGACAGGGCACTTCGATCCTGAAAACTTAAATCCGGGTATTGTGCCGGATCCCGAATCAGGAACAGTGGATATCAACCTGCCATTAGTATCTAAAGCAAATGACCAGGTAGAATTTTCTGCCGGATGGGGACAGACCGGTATTATAGGAAAATTAAGCTTGAAATTCTCTAACTTCTCTTTAAAGAATATGTTAAACCCTAAATCATATAAAGGGATTATTCCTCAGGGAGAAGGTCAGACTCTTACATTAAGTGCTCAGACAAATGCTAAATACTATCAATCATACTCTGCATCCTTTATGGATCCTTGGTTTGGGGGCAAGCGTCCAAACTCTTTATCAGTAGGAGTATATTATTCAAGACAAACAGACATCAATAGCCGCTATATCAACAATAATTATGGATACGGGTATGGCTATGGATACGGATATGGGTATGGAAGCGGATACGGAAGCGGATATAGCGACTATAGTTTCGCAGCTGACCCTAATAAATCTATCCAGATGATCGGAGCCTCGGTAGGATATGGTAAACGCCTGAGCTGGCCAGATGACTACTTCTTTGTACAAGCCGAATTATCTTATCAGTTATATAGAATGAAAGACTGGGCATACTTTATTGTAAAAGATGGAGTTTGTAACAACCTAAGTGTGAATCTATCATTGAACAGACGCTCTATCGACAATCCGGTATATACCCGCCGTGGTACGGATATATCCCTTAGCTTGCAGATAACACCTCCTTTCTCTGCTTTTGACGGCAAAGATTATGCGAACATGAAATCAGATGAATATGGTTATGAACCAGGCGAAAAGTTCAAATGGATAGAATATCATAAGTGGAAATTTAAAGCCAAAACTTTCACCTCCTTATATGATACACAAAAGACACCGGTGTTGATGACCCGCACAGAATATGGATTTGTCGGATATTTCAACAAAAATAAGAAATCTCCATTCGAAACATTCTATATGGGAGGTGATGGTATGTCAGGATATTCAAGCACATATGCTACAGAAACGATCGGACTACGTGGTTATGAAAACGGTTCATTAGGTACACAGGCAAGTGCATACTCACGTTTAGCACTAGAGTTAAGATACCCTCTTATTCTGGAACCATCATCAACAATATATTTGCTGACGTTTGTTGAAGCCGGTAATGCATGGAATGACCTAAAGAAATTCAATCCATTCGATCTTAAACGTTCTGCCGGAGTAGGTGCACGTATCATGCTCCCAATGATCGGACTTATGGGTATAGACTGGGCATATGGATTTGATTCTGTTAGCACTACAGGTGAAAAGAGTGGTAGCCAATTCCACTTTATTATCGGACAAGAGTTTTAA
- a CDS encoding OmpH family outer membrane protein yields MKRIFLLFALFIGITAGSYAQKFALIDMEYILKNISSYETAQEQLDVMSKKWQGEVEKVQLDVKNMYKKYQADLVFLSAEQKTKRENEIVETEKSLQELNKKYFGPEGELFKKREALVKPIQDDIYNAIKEISEAKGYQLVLDRASAESVIFASPRIDISNEVLAKLGYSK; encoded by the coding sequence ATGAAAAGAATATTTTTACTATTTGCTTTATTTATAGGAATAACCGCAGGAAGCTATGCTCAAAAGTTTGCTCTTATAGATATGGAATATATATTGAAAAATATAAGTAGTTATGAGACCGCACAGGAGCAACTTGACGTAATGTCTAAAAAATGGCAAGGTGAAGTAGAAAAAGTGCAACTCGACGTAAAAAACATGTACAAAAAATATCAGGCCGATCTTGTTTTCCTATCTGCTGAACAAAAGACCAAAAGAGAAAATGAAATCGTAGAGACAGAAAAAAGCCTGCAAGAACTGAACAAGAAATATTTTGGGCCAGAGGGTGAACTCTTCAAGAAGAGAGAAGCCTTAGTGAAGCCCATTCAGGATGATATATATAATGCAATAAAAGAGATATCCGAAGCCAAAGGCTATCAGCTTGTTCTCGATAGGGCCTCAGCCGAAAGTGTTATTTTTGCTTCTCCAAGAATAGACATTAGTAATGAAGTTCTTGCAAAACTCGGATATTCAAAATAA
- a CDS encoding OmpH family outer membrane protein yields MFKKLILLLIVIAPMSMFAQDKIAYINANEIFSKMPELKDVETKLAAKSETIKKNAAAIEAEYTKKVEEFQKDTTNLTESVLLDRQTQLDGLRDRYQNFIQTSQAEFEKEQQTLITPIQQKMRQAIKDVGDENNYAYILDAATLLHIGSHATDASKMVKTKLGITD; encoded by the coding sequence ATGTTTAAAAAGCTAATCCTATTGCTTATAGTAATAGCGCCAATGTCGATGTTCGCTCAGGATAAAATTGCATACATCAATGCAAATGAGATCTTCTCAAAAATGCCTGAACTAAAAGACGTTGAAACTAAACTTGCAGCAAAAAGCGAAACAATTAAAAAGAATGCAGCAGCTATAGAAGCTGAATACACAAAGAAAGTAGAAGAGTTTCAAAAAGACACTACAAACTTAACAGAAAGCGTTCTTCTCGACAGACAAACTCAATTGGATGGACTAAGAGACAGATATCAAAACTTTATTCAAACAAGCCAAGCAGAATTTGAGAAAGAACAACAAACGCTAATCACTCCTATTCAGCAAAAAATGAGACAAGCAATCAAGGATGTTGGCGATGAGAACAACTATGCATATATCTTAGATGCTGCAACTTTATTACACATAGGCTCACATGCAACAGATGCGAGCAAAATGGTAAAAACTAAGTTAGGAATTACAGACTAA